The DNA segment CCTCTGCACACAGAGGACGCACAGCGGTGAATGGCTGCTCAGAAGTGACAGGAACCTACGCGGCCGGCCCATTCATCCCCCTTCGCTGTCCGTGAATCCTAAAGTCGGCGCAGTTCAACACGCCGGGGTTAACGTGCGGGAACGGTCTCCGGATCGCGGGCCGAGCGTTCACTTTCGTTGACCTGAGCGATGGCTCGGCGGGCGCGGCGGACAAAAAGGGCTGTGCGCCAGGCACCGTAGACGGCGGCAAGGAAAAGGAGCAGTCCGATGATTATGAGGGGCCAGGGTGCGTAGACAACGCTGGTCTCGGTGTGGCCGGTGCCAGCCTCGGAGGTGATGGTGGTCCGGGCGGTACCCGACTGAATCGCGGGCGCCTGTGTCAGACGGGCGTGAAGGTCCAGGGTGGATCCGGGCAGCATGCTTTCGGGGGTGTCGAATTTGAGTTGGGTGTTTGCTCCGAGCCAGCTGCTGACATCGAGGATGGCGGACGGGTGCAGGATGGTGTTGCCGGTGTTGATCAAGGGAATCGTGAAGGTGAGCGTATCCCCGGTCTGCCGCCAGCTCAGGTCACCGTAGTCGAGGGTGCTGACGGCTGTGCCTGCGACATTGAGATAAATACGGACGCCTTGACGCTGGATGACGTCCAGGCGGACGGCGGTGTCTCCGTTGACGTTGGAGGTTTGGCCCTGGACCGGGGGGCTCTGGATGATCAGGCCGCCGGCGTAGTCGCCCGGTGGCGTGCCCGCGGGGACGGACACCCGGAACGGGACTTTCATTTCCGAGTTCGCTGCGACGGTGATGTGGTCCCCGTTCAGGTGTACCCAGCCGCCGACGCCGGCGCGGGGCTCGGACTGGTTGGCCAGGGCGAAAGCCCCCTGCGGGGTGCTGATGGCGTCCACGGGATAGTTGAGCAGTGTTACCTGGGACTGCGTGTGGTTGGTTACGATCGCGGTCGCTTCGAGGGCTGCTCCCGGGTAAAGGGAGAGGTGGAAGAAGTCCGATTCGTTCGATGGCCGGATTCCCAGTGCCCCGTTGTCGACGGCCGCCGCCGGTCCCGAGCCAGCGAGCAGGCCAAGGGCCAGCGCCGCCATCATCAGGACGGTACGCA comes from the Arthrobacter pascens genome and includes:
- a CDS encoding WxL protein peptidoglycan domain-containing protein, producing MTIPLLRPLQRKPLRTVLMMAALALGLLAGSGPAAAVDNGALGIRPSNESDFFHLSLYPGAALEATAIVTNHTQSQVTLLNYPVDAISTPQGAFALANQSEPRAGVGGWVHLNGDHITVAANSEMKVPFRVSVPAGTPPGDYAGGLIIQSPPVQGQTSNVNGDTAVRLDVIQRQGVRIYLNVAGTAVSTLDYGDLSWRQTGDTLTFTIPLINTGNTILHPSAILDVSSWLGANTQLKFDTPESMLPGSTLDLHARLTQAPAIQSGTARTTITSEAGTGHTETSVVYAPWPLIIIGLLLFLAAVYGAWRTALFVRRARRAIAQVNESERSARDPETVPAR